The Thermococcus sp. MV5 genome includes a window with the following:
- a CDS encoding ATPase domain-containing protein — translation MENKSLPIHTRLPTGVKGLDSLIGGGLIPGRVYVVTGPPGSGKTTLGIQFLVEGAKNGEKGIYISLVDDPKTIIQDMLYYRFNLLSHIRSKRIVIYDLGAVLTQGSKKPTWAEILEEIKSIILHENAKRVVIDSFTPLEFMVQDPENKRKEVVRLIKLLSTMEITAIIITEMMESEKYTDDYYVASGVIMMHHFMRQYNMIRALQILKMRGTSHDSNLKKIKITENGIEVYNEAPW, via the coding sequence ATGGAAAATAAATCACTCCCAATACATACCCGCCTCCCTACTGGAGTAAAGGGGCTTGACAGTCTCATCGGTGGAGGGCTTATCCCCGGCAGAGTCTACGTTGTTACTGGTCCCCCGGGTAGTGGTAAAACCACTCTAGGGATTCAGTTTCTAGTTGAAGGAGCTAAGAATGGGGAAAAGGGAATTTATATTTCTCTAGTTGATGATCCCAAGACTATAATCCAAGACATGCTCTATTATAGGTTCAACCTTCTATCCCACATCCGAAGCAAAAGGATTGTTATATATGACTTAGGAGCAGTTTTAACTCAAGGAAGCAAAAAACCAACATGGGCAGAGATTTTAGAGGAAATAAAAAGTATCATATTGCACGAAAATGCAAAAAGAGTTGTTATAGATTCCTTCACTCCATTAGAATTCATGGTACAAGATCCTGAAAATAAAAGAAAAGAGGTTGTTAGATTAATAAAACTGCTTTCTACCATGGAAATAACGGCAATTATAATAACAGAGATGATGGAGTCTGAAAAATATACGGATGACTACTACGTGGCCAGTGGGGTGATAATGATGCATCACTTTATGCGACAATACAACATGATAAGAGCACTTCAAATACTAAAAATGAGAGGAACCTCACATGACAGTAATTTAAAGAAAATAAAAATCACAGAGAATGGCATAGAGGTATATAACGAAGCACCTTGGTGA